A stretch of DNA from Larus michahellis chromosome 19, bLarMic1.1, whole genome shotgun sequence:
TCCGGTCGAACTTGACCGGCATGCCTGACGCCGGGAAGGGGGAGGTGAGGATGGCGGTGAAGGCTGGTGCGATCCGGGCGGAGAGCTCTCCTCGGCCGTACTGCGGCTTCCCCGGCTTGCCGTTGCCCAGCACGGCCCCCTCCACGCCACCGTCCGGCAGGTGCAGCCCCGCGATGCCCGTCTCGTCGAACACGCCGGGCGCTCCCGGCGGCCCAGGTGGCCCTGGCGGGCCCGGTGGCCCGTTCAGCCCTGGTGTTCCCGGCATTCCTGGGGGGCCAATGGGTCCGGCCATGCCGGGCTCGCCCGTCTTCCCCTCACCGGGAACCCCAGGGAGCCCAGGCTCCCCTTTCAGCCCCGGTAACCCCTGAGGCCCCATGGGACCTGCAGGTCCTTGCAAGCCCGGGATGCCGGAGGGGCCCCTcagccccggctgccccgggATCCCTCCGTCCCCTTTCGGCCCGGGGCCGCCCGTTAATCCTGGCACCCCTGGGAGGCCGATGAACCCCGGTTCTCCTTTCGGACCCGTTGGGCCGGGGGGTCCCTGTGACCCGGGCAGGCCCCTTTCTCCCGGCACCCCCGGCTTCCCCGCGAAGCCGTTCAGGCCCTGGTCGCCACGCATCCCCGGCATTCCCGGGGGCCCGCTCGGCCCCACATCCCCTTTGGAGCCAGGCAACCCGTGCTTGCCTGGCAGGCCCATGGACCCCGGCGGGCCTGGTGGCCCAATGATGCCGGCAGGGCCTGGCTCACCCGGCTCCCCGTCAGCACCAGGTTCCCCCTTATCGCCGATGGCTCCCGGCACCCCCGGCTGCCCGCGGTCTCCTTTTAGGCCAGGCAAACCCGGCTTCCCGTAGCCCGTTGGGCCCGGCAAACCAGGGAGGCCACGGATGCCAGGCTCTCCCTTTGGTCCCATGGGGCCCTGTATCCCCGGCACCCCCGCAGCACCCGGGACGCCGATCCCGTCGATGCCAGGGGGTCCCCGCGGCCCCATGGGGCCGGGCTCCCCGTTGACGCCAGGCCCGCCCGGAGGGCCCATGTCGCCCTTCTCCCCCGGTGCACCCGGCAGGCCGTCGAGGCCGGGTTTTCCAACGCCGACAGGCCCTGGGGGCCCCGCGGGCCCTGGAGGGCCCCCATTCCCCCGGGGTCCTGGTAGCCCCGGCTTCCCCACACCATTTTCACCCTTCATCCCTCGCTCTCCCCGGGGACCCGGCTCTCCTTTCGGGCCAGGCTCGCCCCGAAACCCAGGTAGGCCGGGGCCACCCTGGGGGCCTGGCTTCCCATTGACTGAGATGCCggccggccccggcagccccggggggccGGGCAGTCCTCTTGGCCCTTGCTCTCCTCGCATGCCGGGCTCGCCCTTGGCTCCGGGCATCCCTTTCATACCCGCCTTTCCGGGGAGTCCTGGGATGCCGGGTTTCC
This window harbors:
- the COL8A2 gene encoding collagen alpha-2(VIII) chain, giving the protein MLPDTVALLVVLVMVLGLRSAAGGGAGGYAQVKYMQPMVKGPLGPPFREGKGQYLDMPPLLPMDLKGEPGPPGKPGPRGPPGPPGYPGKPGTGKPGMHGQPGPAGPPGFSGIGKPGIPGLPGKAGMKGMPGAKGEPGMRGEQGPRGLPGPPGLPGPAGISVNGKPGPQGGPGLPGFRGEPGPKGEPGPRGERGMKGENGVGKPGLPGPRGNGGPPGPAGPPGPVGVGKPGLDGLPGAPGEKGDMGPPGGPGVNGEPGPMGPRGPPGIDGIGVPGAAGVPGIQGPMGPKGEPGIRGLPGLPGPTGYGKPGLPGLKGDRGQPGVPGAIGDKGEPGADGEPGEPGPAGIIGPPGPPGSMGLPGKHGLPGSKGDVGPSGPPGMPGMRGDQGLNGFAGKPGVPGERGLPGSQGPPGPTGPKGEPGFIGLPGVPGLTGGPGPKGDGGIPGQPGLRGPSGIPGLQGPAGPMGPQGLPGLKGEPGLPGVPGEGKTGEPGMAGPIGPPGMPGTPGLNGPPGPPGPPGPPGAPGVFDETGIAGLHLPDGGVEGAVLGNGKPGKPQYGRGELSARIAPAFTAILTSPFPASGMPVKFDRTLYNGHNGYNPVTGIFTCPVSGIYYFAYHVHVKGTNVWVALYKNNVPATYTYDEYKKGYLDQASGSAVLELKENDQVWVQMPSDQANGLYSTEYIHSSFSGFLLCPT